The following proteins are co-located in the Equus quagga isolate Etosha38 chromosome 22, UCLA_HA_Equagga_1.0, whole genome shotgun sequence genome:
- the TM2D2 gene encoding TM2 domain-containing protein 2: MVLGGCPVSYLLLCGQAALLLGNLLLLHCVSRSHSHNATAEPELTSAGAAHPEGSAGAPSWEYGDPRSPVILCSYLPDEFIECEDPVDHVGNATASQELGYGCLKFGGQAYNDVEHTAVQCRALDGIECASPRTFLRENKPCIKYTGHYFITTLLYSFFLGCFGVDRFCLGHTGTAVGKLLTLGGLGIWWFVDLILLITGGLMPSDGSNWCTVY, encoded by the exons ATGGTGCTGGGTGGTTGCCCGGTGAGTTACTTACTTCTGTGCGGCCAGGCGGCTTTGCTGCTGGGGAATCTACTTCTGCTGCATTGTGTCTCTCGAAGCCACTCGCACAACGCTACCGCCGAGCCCGAGCTCACATCCGCTGGCGCCGCCCACCCGGAGGGCTCCGCCGGCGCCCCGAGCTGGGAATATGGCGACCCCCGCTCTCCGGTCATCCTTTGCTCTTACCT ACCTGATGAATTTATAGAATGTGAAGACCCAGTGGATCATGTTGGAAATGCAACTGCATCCCAGGAACTTGGTTATGGTTGTCTCAAG TTCGGTGGTCAGGCCTACAATGATGTGGAACACACTGCAGTCCAGTGTCGGGCCCTAGACGGAATTGAGTGTGCCAGTCCCAGGACCTTCCTACGAGAGAATAAACCTTGTATAAA GTATACCGGACACTACTTCATAACCACGTTACTCTACTCTTTCTTCCTGGGCTGTTTTGGAGTGGATCGCTTCTGTCTGGGACACACGGGCACAGCAGTAGGGAAGCTCTTGACACTTGGAGGTCTTGGGATTTGGTGGTTTGTTGACCTTATTTTGCTTATTACTGGAGGGCTGATGCCAAGTGATGGCAGCAATTGGTGCACTGTTTACTAA
- the HTRA4 gene encoding serine protease HTRA4, giving the protein MTRPLRQPAGPGQFLLLWLLLPPGLVPSVEARRSWPSLPCPATCEPTRCPPLPTCPAGATPVPDRCRCCRVCPAAEGEACGGALGRPCAPGLQCRQPLRPRRPGAAWLGTCGCLATGAPVCGSDGRTYPSLCALRAENRAARLRGALPAVPVQKGDCRDPGTRSAGWLRSKYNFIAAVVEKVAPSVVHLQLFRRSPLSNKDIPASSGSGFIVSEDGLIVTNAHVLTNQQRIQVELQSGVQYEATIKDIDHKLDLALIKIEPNTDLPVLLLGKSSDLRAGEFVVALGSPFSLQNTVTAGIVSTTQRGGKELGLKDSDMDYIQTDAIINHGNSGGPLVNLDGDVIGINTLKVTAGISFAIPSDRIRQFLAEFHERQLKGKALSQKKYLGLRMLPLTMNLLQELKRQDPDFPDVSSGVFVYEVIQATAAESSGLRDHDVIVSINGQPVTTTSDVIEAVKDHDSFSIMVRRGSQTLILTVTPEVIN; this is encoded by the exons ATGACCCGACCTCTGCGGCAGCCAGCCGGGCCTGGACAATTCCtcctgctgtggctgctgctgcccccggGGCTTGTGCCCAGCGTCGAGGCTAGGCGGTCCTggccctctctgccctgccccgCCACCTGCGAGCCGACGCGCTGCCCTCCGCTGCCCACCTGCCCGGCGGGGGCGACGCCGGTGCCCGACCGCTGCCGCTGCTGCCGCGTCTGCCCCGCGGCCGAGGGCGAGGCCTGCGGCGGGGCGCTCGGTCGGCCCTGCGCCCCGGGGCTGCAGTGCCGCCAGCCGCTCCGCCCACGGCGCCCGGGCGCCGCGTGGCTGGGCACCTGCGGCTGCCTGGCGACGGGCGCGCCTGTGTGCGGCAGCGACGGGCGCACCTACCCCAGCCTGTGCGCGCTCCGCGCCGAGAACCGCGCCGCGCGCCTCCGTGGCGCGCTCCCGGCCGTGCCGGTGCAGAAGGGGGACTGCAGGGACCCAG GGACCAGAAGCGCAGGCTGGCTCAGGAGCAAATACAACTTCATCGCTGCGGTGGTGGAGAAGGTGGCGCCGTCTGTGGTTCACCTGCAGCTGTTTCGCAG GTCACCTCTCAGCAACAAGGATATTCCTGCATCCAGTGGCTCTGGGTTCATAGTGTCTGAGGATGGGCTCATTGTTACCAACGCCCATGTCCTCACCAACCAGCAGCGGATCCAGGTGGAGCTCCAGAGTGGGGTCCAATATGAAGCCACCATCAAGGACATTGACCATAAATTGGATCTTGCACTGATTAAGATTGAGCCAAAT ACTGACCTTCCTGTATTGCTGCTGGGAAAGTCATCTGACCTGAGGGCTGGAGAGTTCGTGGTGGCCTTGGGCAGCCCGTTTTCTCTGCAGAACACAGTGACTGCAGGAATTGTCAGCACCACACAGCGAGGAGGCAAAGAGCTGGGGCTGAAGGATTCTGACATGGACTATATCCAgactgatgccataattaat CACGGGAATTCTGGGGGGCCTCTGGTGAATTTG GATGGTGATGTGATTGGCATAAACACACTGAAGGTGACCGCAGGAATCTCCTTTGCAATTCCCTCAGATCGAATTCGACAGTTCTTGGCAGAATTCCACGAGCGCCAGTTGAAGG GAAAGGCTCTTTCACAGAAGAAATATCTGGGTCTGCGAATGCTGCCCCTCACTATGAA CCTTCTTCAGGAATTGAAAAGGCAAGATCCAGATTTCCCTGATGTGAGTTCTGGGGTTTTTGTATATGAAGTGATTCAAGCAACAGCTGCTGAAAG ctctgggctgagAGACCACGACGTCATTGTCAGCATAAATGGGCAACCTGTTACCACCACAAGTGACGTTATTGAAGCTGTTAAGGACCATGATTCCTTTTCCATCATGGTTCGTCGGGGAAGTCAAACTCTGATTCTGACGGTCACACCTGAAGTAATCAATTAA